A DNA window from Guyparkeria halophila contains the following coding sequences:
- a CDS encoding MarR family winged helix-turn-helix transcriptional regulator gives MTQSTDPAQQREDEITRLVFDVSRLWRVQVNDTLSEFDLTASAWAVLRILRDEGEGRTQKELAGELAIEGPTLVKLLDGLEKGDWIERRISESDRRAKTIWLKPDAHARIEAADQALARFRHRVIGELTDEEKRDYMTLSRKVRDLLKSL, from the coding sequence ATGACCCAATCTACCGATCCGGCCCAGCAACGCGAAGACGAAATCACCCGCCTGGTTTTCGACGTCTCCAGGCTGTGGCGCGTTCAGGTCAACGACACCCTGAGCGAATTCGACCTGACGGCCTCGGCGTGGGCGGTGCTCCGCATCCTGCGCGACGAGGGTGAAGGCCGCACGCAGAAGGAACTCGCCGGCGAACTGGCCATCGAAGGGCCAACGCTGGTCAAGCTGCTCGACGGCCTGGAAAAAGGCGACTGGATCGAGCGGCGGATCTCCGAATCGGACCGTCGCGCCAAGACCATCTGGCTCAAGCCTGACGCCCATGCGCGCATCGAGGCGGCCGACCAGGCGCTGGCCCGTTTTCGTCACCGGGTGATCGGCGAGTTGACCGACGAGGAAAAGCGCGACTACATGACGCTGAGCCGCAAGGTACGAGACCTGCTCAAGAGTCTCTGA